The Stratiformator vulcanicus genome has a segment encoding these proteins:
- a CDS encoding Gfo/Idh/MocA family protein: MESELNAKNDESIPEPTDAGHIDGSDLIRVGLVGCGGRGSGAALQALNTEGPVQLVAMADLFEDRLNSAVKHLGARMATRPERFDVPPERQFSGFDGIDRVLECDVDVVLLTTPPGFRPEHFEKAVAAKKHIFMEKPVATDIFGIKRVMTAAQKAKKHQLRIGVGFQQRHHPSYIEAAKRLRDGVIGRPLFWKAYYNSFGVWEPRRTRQQCRNELEYQQRNWYYYTWLSGDHLVEQHIHQIDAVCWFQGAYPERARGMGGRQVRTAPRYGQIYDHFNIDYEFADGTHYISQCRHNPSTWTKVGTACQGTNGSFETVRYRECRFFTNGKKSRVKSVANAYQLEHDALFAAIRDNRLHHEIEYGAQSTLTAILGRMAAYTGRELSIRDVLASEEQLVPNTVDWSTDPPIAPDEQGRYPVPMPGIYHI, from the coding sequence ATGGAGTCGGAACTTAATGCCAAGAATGATGAATCGATCCCGGAGCCGACCGATGCGGGACACATTGACGGGAGCGACTTGATTCGGGTCGGACTGGTTGGTTGCGGAGGACGTGGCAGTGGCGCAGCACTGCAGGCGCTTAATACCGAGGGCCCGGTTCAACTGGTTGCGATGGCGGACCTGTTTGAGGATCGTTTGAACTCAGCGGTAAAGCACCTCGGGGCGAGGATGGCTACCCGTCCGGAGCGGTTCGACGTGCCGCCGGAACGACAGTTTTCGGGCTTCGACGGAATCGACCGCGTTCTCGAATGCGACGTCGACGTCGTGCTGCTGACGACCCCGCCAGGTTTCCGTCCCGAGCACTTCGAGAAAGCCGTCGCCGCGAAGAAACATATCTTTATGGAGAAACCGGTCGCAACCGACATCTTCGGAATTAAGCGGGTTATGACCGCCGCGCAGAAAGCCAAGAAGCATCAACTAAGAATCGGCGTCGGCTTTCAGCAACGACATCACCCGTCTTATATCGAAGCGGCAAAGAGGCTTCGCGACGGCGTTATCGGTCGACCGCTTTTCTGGAAAGCCTATTACAATTCGTTCGGCGTCTGGGAACCCCGCCGCACCCGTCAACAATGCAGAAACGAACTCGAGTACCAGCAGCGCAATTGGTATTACTACACTTGGCTCTCCGGGGATCATTTGGTCGAGCAGCACATCCATCAAATTGATGCGGTCTGCTGGTTTCAAGGGGCCTACCCCGAACGGGCACGTGGTATGGGCGGTCGACAGGTTCGGACGGCACCGAGGTACGGCCAGATTTACGATCACTTCAACATCGACTATGAATTCGCCGACGGCACGCACTATATCTCCCAATGTCGGCACAATCCGTCGACCTGGACGAAAGTGGGAACCGCTTGCCAAGGAACTAACGGCTCGTTTGAAACTGTGCGCTACAGAGAATGCCGTTTCTTCACTAACGGAAAAAAGTCGCGAGTAAAGAGCGTTGCGAACGCGTATCAATTGGAGCATGACGCGCTCTTCGCAGCGATTCGTGACAATCGATTGCATCATGAGATTGAATACGGCGCCCAAAGCACGCTGACGGCGATTCTCGGGCGAATGGCGGCGTACACAGGTCGCGAACTGTCTATCCGAGATGTCCTTGCCTCTGAGGAGCAACTTGTGCCGAATACGGTCGATTGGTCGACCGATCCTCCGATCGCCCCCGACGAACAGGGACGCTACCCCGTCCCGATGCCCGGGATTTACCACATCTAA
- a CDS encoding AraC family transcriptional regulator, with protein MVKPTFEKLIPTIGSSFRCFDRTGLNLPSRWHRHPEIELTYVDRGTGTRLVGDNIDSYRDHDLVLIGSDLPHTWQSDQYLGRKYDRHSAIVIQFHPDFLGEQFFELPEFEAISMMLTSARRGLWFPAEVGEQIGAVMTRMTIEPPVLRLIHLLEVLSELSSCPSAEPLSSQGFAPSLTSASETRTEKVCHYISQHFRNPNLSHEELASHACMNPSAFSRFFKQSTGKTLTEYLNELRIGLACRLLMDSDMSILDVSLEAGFANVSYFNRRFRESRGMTPREYRRRYTEATETSNT; from the coding sequence ATGGTGAAACCGACATTTGAAAAACTCATTCCGACGATCGGGTCGTCGTTTCGCTGTTTCGATCGCACCGGCCTGAATTTGCCGTCGCGGTGGCATCGCCATCCGGAAATTGAACTGACCTACGTCGACCGCGGCACCGGAACGAGGTTGGTCGGCGATAACATCGACAGCTACCGCGACCATGACCTCGTGCTGATCGGTTCCGATCTGCCTCACACATGGCAGAGCGACCAATATCTCGGTCGCAAATACGATCGGCACTCGGCAATCGTCATTCAATTTCACCCCGACTTTCTCGGCGAACAATTCTTCGAACTGCCCGAGTTCGAAGCCATTTCAATGATGCTTACGTCAGCGCGACGTGGGTTGTGGTTTCCTGCCGAAGTCGGGGAACAGATTGGCGCCGTGATGACAAGAATGACAATCGAACCACCGGTTCTAAGACTCATTCATCTCTTGGAAGTGCTTTCAGAACTTTCAAGTTGCCCGTCGGCCGAACCGCTCTCTTCGCAAGGGTTCGCGCCGAGTCTGACCTCCGCCTCTGAAACGCGAACCGAGAAGGTCTGTCATTATATCTCTCAGCATTTCCGCAATCCCAACCTATCGCACGAAGAGCTGGCAAGTCACGCCTGCATGAATCCTTCGGCGTTTAGCCGCTTCTTTAAACAGTCGACCGGAAAGACACTGACCGAATATTTAAATGAATTAAGAATCGGCCTCGCGTGTCGCTTGCTGATGGACTCGGACATGAGCATTCTCGACGTCAGCCTCGAGGCGGGTTTCGCCAACGTCTCATATTTTAATCGTCGATTCCGAGAATCGAGAGGGATGACGCCCCGCGAGTACCGTCGCCGATATACCGAAGCGACAGAGACCTCCAATACTTAA
- a CDS encoding ROK family protein produces MYLGIDIGGTVTKLGLFCGDLNLIAEETIETDSIRHPGTACDILADRVQQFMCYDGASPNRPLAVGVAAPGVFDKQTGLVKQAANLPQWENRNLYADLSHVIGSTVVLVNDASAAALAEFQHRELKETNSLVLLTLGTGIGGGIVIDGRPVTGSHGCGAEVGHMVIDHSVGARSCGCGRVGHLEAYAGARGVVKRTDDQLAAGEASTLHARTLLEPLTPKVIAEEAEAGDPLSQLIIKQTAFYLGVGISQICHVIDPDHVVLGGGMNFGGTKTELGRSFLNDIRQTLRQFSLDQIAESTEVEFSALGNAAGVRGAAIFARSYVNIGTPDGSCVLTP; encoded by the coding sequence GTGTATTTGGGAATCGACATTGGCGGAACGGTCACGAAGCTGGGACTATTCTGCGGCGATCTTAATTTGATCGCGGAAGAAACCATCGAGACGGACTCGATCCGCCACCCGGGCACAGCGTGCGATATTCTCGCTGATCGCGTTCAGCAATTCATGTGTTACGACGGTGCTTCGCCGAATCGACCGCTGGCTGTGGGAGTTGCTGCGCCGGGGGTGTTCGACAAGCAAACTGGACTTGTTAAGCAGGCTGCCAATCTGCCGCAGTGGGAGAACCGCAACCTTTACGCGGACCTGTCTCACGTGATCGGTTCAACGGTCGTCCTTGTTAACGATGCAAGCGCTGCTGCTTTGGCTGAATTTCAACACCGTGAACTTAAAGAAACCAACTCGCTTGTCTTATTAACGCTCGGCACCGGAATCGGTGGAGGCATCGTCATTGATGGCCGTCCCGTGACTGGCAGTCACGGCTGCGGCGCGGAGGTCGGTCACATGGTGATTGATCATTCGGTGGGTGCTCGCTCCTGCGGCTGCGGTCGGGTTGGGCATCTTGAAGCCTACGCGGGGGCCCGCGGAGTCGTGAAACGTACCGATGATCAACTCGCCGCCGGCGAAGCATCAACTCTTCACGCCAGAACATTGCTGGAGCCACTCACGCCGAAAGTCATTGCGGAAGAAGCGGAGGCGGGCGATCCGCTTAGTCAATTGATTATCAAACAAACGGCATTCTATCTCGGCGTCGGCATCTCCCAGATCTGTCATGTTATTGACCCCGATCATGTCGTGCTCGGCGGGGGAATGAATTTCGGCGGGACGAAGACGGAACTGGGCCGCAGTTTTCTGAACGATATTCGGCAAACGCTTCGTCAGTTTTCGCTCGACCAAATTGCCGAATCGACAGAAGTTGAATTCTCTGCGTTAGGCAACGCCGCCGGTGTTCGCGGGGCGGCGATCTTCGCCAGAAGTTATGTGAATATTGGGACTCCCGACGGATCGTGCGTATTGACTCCGTAA
- the tdh gene encoding L-threonine 3-dehydrogenase, with product MKALVKKHAEPGLWLEDVPEPKIGINDVLIKVDRTGVCGTDLHIYNWDDWAKKTIPVPMVVGHEFVGDVVEVGSNVNDFHPGEVVSGEGHVVCGRCRNCLAGRRHLCAHTEGVGVNRPGAFAEYVSLPMSNVWHHADDIDRDVASIFDPFGNAVHTALSFPVLGEDVLITGAGPIGCMAAAVVRYAGARYVVVTDVNDWRLELAQRMGATRTINVKQERIADIQTELGMKEGFDVGLEMSGNPSAFREMLANTCHGGKIAMLGIPSEEIAIDWNEVVFNMLTIKGIYGREMYETWYAMTVMLQGGLNISPVITHRLDYTEYEQAFKLMNSGQSGKVILKW from the coding sequence ATGAAAGCACTTGTTAAAAAACATGCCGAGCCGGGGCTTTGGCTCGAAGACGTCCCCGAACCGAAAATCGGTATTAACGACGTCCTGATTAAGGTCGATCGCACCGGTGTATGCGGGACTGATCTTCATATTTACAATTGGGACGATTGGGCAAAAAAAACGATTCCGGTCCCAATGGTCGTGGGTCACGAATTCGTCGGCGATGTCGTCGAAGTTGGTTCGAACGTGAATGACTTTCACCCCGGGGAAGTCGTCAGCGGTGAGGGCCACGTCGTCTGCGGGCGCTGCCGCAACTGCCTTGCCGGGCGACGTCATCTTTGCGCTCATACTGAGGGAGTCGGAGTCAACCGGCCGGGGGCGTTCGCGGAGTACGTCTCGCTACCTATGTCAAATGTCTGGCATCATGCGGACGATATCGACCGCGATGTTGCGTCAATCTTCGATCCGTTCGGGAATGCGGTCCACACGGCGCTATCGTTTCCGGTGCTGGGCGAAGACGTCTTAATTACGGGTGCCGGACCGATCGGCTGCATGGCGGCCGCAGTCGTGCGATACGCCGGGGCGCGGTACGTGGTCGTCACCGATGTGAATGATTGGCGGCTCGAGTTGGCCCAACGAATGGGGGCCACGCGAACGATTAATGTGAAGCAGGAACGAATTGCCGATATCCAAACCGAACTGGGCATGAAAGAGGGGTTCGACGTCGGACTGGAGATGTCAGGCAATCCGTCCGCCTTCCGGGAAATGCTGGCGAACACCTGTCACGGCGGCAAAATCGCGATGCTCGGTATTCCCTCTGAAGAAATCGCGATCGACTGGAATGAAGTCGTGTTTAACATGCTCACGATTAAGGGTATTTACGGCCGAGAAATGTACGAGACGTGGTACGCCATGACCGTAATGCTTCAGGGCGGGCTCAATATTTCCCCGGTCATCACCCACCGACTCGACTACACCGAATACGAGCAGGCGTTCAAACTAATGAATTCCGGGCAAAGCGGTAAGGTCATCTTAAAATGGTAG
- a CDS encoding Gfo/Idh/MocA family protein has product MADGNFRVLCVGAGHMGRSHALAYHALDNCQIVGLCTRSAESREGLLSELNESIPGFDSFKEALATTNPDIVSISSYTETHFDYAKAALEAGCHVFVEKPLAESVEQAVALVDLAQDRGLKMVVGYILRHNPAWRQFIEVAKTLGKPLVMRMNLNQQSSGSNWETHKNLMSSVSPIVDCGVHYVDVMCQMTGAKPVRVSGIGARLTEELPAGKINYGHLQVTFDDGSVGWYEAGWGPMMSETAFFVKDVVGPRGSVSINATKAADVGSSADVDSHTQTEALLIHQADLRDDGSFASPDEILQIEDEPDHDELCRREQQFLVDAIQNNVDLSDHLADAVNSMRIVEAADRSFREGRTVDLQS; this is encoded by the coding sequence ATGGCGGACGGGAACTTTCGAGTCTTATGCGTCGGCGCCGGGCACATGGGGCGATCGCATGCCTTGGCGTATCACGCGCTTGATAATTGTCAGATCGTCGGGCTGTGCACACGCTCGGCCGAATCGCGAGAGGGATTACTCTCTGAGCTCAACGAATCGATCCCGGGCTTCGATTCCTTCAAAGAGGCGCTCGCTACGACGAACCCGGATATTGTGTCGATCTCCAGCTACACCGAAACCCATTTCGACTACGCGAAAGCGGCGTTGGAGGCCGGTTGTCACGTCTTCGTCGAGAAGCCGCTGGCCGAGTCGGTCGAGCAAGCTGTCGCGTTGGTCGATCTCGCTCAGGACCGCGGCCTTAAGATGGTCGTCGGATATATCCTCCGGCACAATCCGGCATGGCGGCAATTTATTGAAGTCGCAAAAACGCTCGGCAAGCCGCTCGTAATGCGGATGAACTTGAACCAGCAATCGAGCGGCTCGAACTGGGAAACGCACAAGAATTTAATGTCGTCCGTCTCGCCGATCGTCGATTGCGGCGTGCATTACGTCGACGTGATGTGCCAGATGACCGGCGCGAAACCGGTGCGGGTCTCAGGCATTGGAGCCCGCCTGACTGAGGAGTTGCCGGCAGGAAAAATCAACTACGGCCACTTGCAGGTCACCTTCGATGATGGCTCCGTCGGCTGGTACGAAGCGGGCTGGGGGCCGATGATGAGTGAAACAGCCTTTTTCGTTAAAGACGTGGTCGGACCGCGCGGCTCTGTCTCGATTAACGCAACGAAGGCGGCTGATGTCGGAAGTAGTGCCGATGTCGACTCCCACACGCAGACCGAGGCATTGCTGATCCACCAAGCGGACTTAAGAGACGATGGTAGTTTTGCATCACCGGATGAAATTTTGCAGATTGAAGACGAACCGGATCACGATGAACTTTGCCGCCGCGAACAGCAGTTTCTCGTGGATGCGATCCAGAACAATGTCGACCTTTCGGATCACCTCGCCGACGCGGTCAATTCCATGCGGATCGTCGAAGCAGCCGATCGCTCATTTCGCGAAGGGCGAACAGTTGATTTACAGTCATAA
- the nagB gene encoding glucosamine-6-phosphate deaminase produces MSIETTDRENGEQIPTQVASNPSQISKEVADRIAELITERAAEGKQAVLGLATGSTPVGVYSELVRLHRDEGLSFQNVVTFNLDEYFPMLPDELQSYVRFMREHLFDHIDIDPANVHIPDGTLAVEQVPDYCRQYELKIEEAGGIDIQLLGIGRTGHIGFNEPGSGRSTLTRLITLDRVTRVDAASDFFGAEHVPRRAITMGVGTVLGAREVIMIAFGEGKSQIVAKAIEGPITPAIPATFLQEHPNARVYLDEAAAAALTRSRSPWLTGAVEWEPSIVRKAVIWLAGEVEKAILKLTDEDYNEHGLQSLLAEHGPAYDINLRVFRSLQETISGWPGGKRPDARQPGDRRRRFEDIYPKRALIFSPHPDDDVISMGGTLIRLADQGHEVHVAYQTSGNIAVFDDDVIRFADFVGDLCRTFEVDAHRVAALESHVEEFLRNKQPGQVDSAEIQKVKGLIRRSEAKAATRYCGVPEERLHFLDLPFYETGRVKKKPLGPEDLSITVDLLRGIEPHQIYAAGDLSDPHGTHRTCLAAVLRACEEVKGDEWFQQCEVWLYRGAWQEWAPHEIEMAVPLSPDEVERKRVAIFKHESQKDKALFPGPDRREFWQRAEQRNAETAQTFDRLGLAEFEAIEGFVRWKGDVI; encoded by the coding sequence ATGTCGATCGAAACGACCGATCGTGAGAACGGCGAACAGATTCCGACGCAGGTGGCGTCGAATCCTTCTCAGATCAGCAAGGAAGTCGCTGATCGAATCGCCGAATTGATCACAGAGCGCGCTGCCGAGGGCAAACAAGCTGTGCTCGGCCTTGCGACCGGATCAACGCCGGTCGGCGTCTACTCAGAACTCGTGCGGCTCCATCGCGATGAGGGCCTTTCGTTTCAAAACGTTGTCACGTTTAACCTCGACGAATACTTCCCGATGCTGCCGGACGAACTGCAAAGTTACGTGCGGTTCATGCGCGAGCATCTGTTCGATCACATTGATATCGATCCGGCCAACGTCCATATCCCGGACGGAACGCTGGCTGTCGAGCAGGTTCCCGACTATTGCCGCCAGTATGAGCTAAAGATCGAAGAGGCGGGCGGGATCGATATTCAGTTGCTCGGCATCGGTCGCACAGGGCATATCGGCTTCAACGAACCCGGGTCGGGTCGATCAACTCTCACCCGGCTGATCACGCTCGATCGCGTCACGCGGGTCGATGCGGCGAGCGACTTCTTCGGGGCCGAACACGTGCCCCGCCGCGCGATTACGATGGGCGTCGGCACCGTGCTCGGAGCGCGGGAAGTCATCATGATCGCGTTCGGCGAGGGGAAGTCGCAGATCGTCGCGAAGGCGATCGAGGGGCCGATTACACCGGCCATCCCCGCGACGTTCCTGCAGGAGCACCCGAACGCGAGAGTCTATCTGGACGAAGCCGCCGCCGCCGCACTGACGCGAAGTCGCTCGCCATGGCTGACAGGGGCGGTCGAGTGGGAGCCGTCGATCGTTCGCAAAGCAGTCATCTGGCTGGCCGGCGAGGTCGAGAAAGCGATCCTGAAATTAACGGATGAGGACTATAACGAACACGGCTTACAGAGTCTGCTGGCCGAGCACGGCCCGGCTTACGACATCAACCTTCGGGTCTTCCGAAGCCTGCAGGAGACGATCTCCGGCTGGCCGGGTGGCAAACGCCCCGATGCGCGGCAGCCGGGAGACCGGCGACGACGTTTTGAAGACATCTATCCGAAACGGGCCTTAATTTTCTCACCCCATCCGGATGACGACGTCATTTCAATGGGTGGCACCTTAATTCGCCTGGCCGATCAGGGACACGAAGTTCACGTCGCTTATCAAACCTCGGGTAATATCGCCGTCTTCGATGACGACGTGATCCGCTTCGCCGACTTCGTCGGTGACCTGTGCCGCACATTCGAAGTCGATGCCCATCGGGTCGCGGCTTTAGAGTCGCACGTCGAAGAATTTCTTCGCAATAAGCAGCCGGGCCAAGTCGATAGTGCTGAGATTCAAAAGGTCAAAGGGCTGATCCGTCGCTCCGAAGCGAAAGCCGCCACACGATACTGCGGCGTTCCGGAGGAACGGCTGCACTTCTTGGACCTTCCCTTTTATGAAACCGGGCGAGTGAAAAAGAAGCCGCTCGGTCCCGAAGACCTCTCCATCACCGTCGACCTGTTACGCGGCATCGAGCCGCATCAAATCTATGCGGCCGGGGACCTGTCCGATCCGCATGGCACGCACCGCACCTGTCTGGCGGCGGTCCTGCGGGCTTGCGAAGAAGTCAAAGGCGACGAGTGGTTTCAGCAGTGCGAAGTGTGGCTGTACCGCGGAGCCTGGCAGGAATGGGCACCCCATGAAATCGAAATGGCCGTTCCCTTGAGCCCGGACGAAGTGGAACGAAAACGAGTCGCGATCTTTAAGCATGAGTCGCAAAAAGATAAGGCCCTGTTTCCCGGACCGGACCGCAGAGAATTCTGGCAGCGGGCCGAACAACGAAATGCCGAGACAGCCCAAACCTTCGACCGACTCGGGTTGGCTGAATTTGAAGCCATTGAAGGCTTCGTTCGCTGGAAAGGCGATGTCATCTAG
- a CDS encoding alpha/beta hydrolase, producing the protein MTNTTDFLAAAIALILTAAVQFAAMADEHPAPSRHTYKTVGDRELTVDVFEPTGKAPSGGRPAIVFFHGGGWVFGKPADYHAACRRYAEKGLVVLAFEYRLSIKEDGSYPHPDITPVESTLDARSAMRWLRANATKFGVDPDRIAVAGRSAGGQLAMATVLLDKLNEKSDDLSVDPAANLLILYSSNFNTLEQWVDRILAKRRNEIWSISPHHNLKAGVPPTIAFHGTEDDTVPYWVVLHFRKKTTRLGNDFTLVPIEGKKHLLGEEDGPYGVYLTEDVLKRTDEFLEKHGYLD; encoded by the coding sequence ATGACCAACACCACTGACTTTTTGGCCGCGGCGATCGCATTGATTTTGACCGCTGCCGTTCAGTTCGCCGCGATGGCAGACGAACATCCGGCACCCAGCCGACACACTTACAAAACAGTCGGCGATCGTGAGTTAACCGTCGATGTGTTCGAACCAACCGGAAAAGCGCCGTCGGGCGGACGACCCGCGATTGTGTTCTTTCACGGGGGCGGGTGGGTCTTCGGTAAGCCCGCGGATTATCATGCGGCCTGCCGGCGGTATGCGGAGAAGGGGCTGGTCGTCCTGGCGTTCGAGTATCGCCTCTCCATTAAAGAAGACGGCAGCTATCCGCATCCGGACATCACGCCGGTCGAGAGTACGCTCGATGCGCGGTCGGCGATGCGATGGCTGCGAGCCAATGCGACGAAGTTCGGCGTCGATCCGGACCGCATCGCCGTGGCCGGTCGCTCGGCGGGAGGGCAGCTCGCCATGGCGACGGTGCTGCTCGATAAGTTGAACGAGAAGTCGGATGACCTCTCCGTCGACCCGGCGGCCAATCTTTTGATTCTCTACTCCAGCAACTTCAATACGTTGGAGCAGTGGGTCGATCGCATTTTGGCCAAACGCCGGAACGAGATCTGGTCGATTTCCCCGCATCACAATTTGAAGGCGGGAGTGCCGCCGACCATCGCCTTTCACGGAACCGAAGACGACACCGTCCCCTACTGGGTCGTCCTCCACTTTCGGAAGAAGACGACCCGGCTCGGGAACGATTTCACCCTCGTGCCAATTGAGGGGAAGAAGCACTTACTCGGCGAAGAGGACGGGCCTTACGGCGTCTACCTCACCGAAGATGTGCTCAAGAGGACCGACGAATTTCTCGAGAAGCACGGCTATCTCGACTGA
- a CDS encoding M42 family metallopeptidase, producing the protein MNSAEEAFLDQLLNTPGTSGYEEMIQEVVREYAETFADDVSTDWHGNVTVRCGTNESRRVMLAGHCDQIGLVVKHIDDKGFLRAGPVGGWDVQTLIGQAMDVWTNSGGVPGVIARKAIHLLSQDERKQVPEVKDLWVDIGANDKADAEEVVSIGDPVTLRLGPRKMRNGFLSGPAMDDRVGVWVAIQAARRAKEQGCEASVFAVSTVQEEIGLRGARTSAYRIDPHVAIAIDVTHATDTPTVDPNELGDIRLGAGPVVFRGANVNSVLFERLTSGASEQDIPYQVAALNRPASNDANALQLTRGGPATGVIGIPNRYMHSPVEMISPADLDAAANLLAEFCTSLESDSDFTP; encoded by the coding sequence ATGAATTCCGCCGAAGAAGCTTTTCTCGATCAGCTACTCAACACCCCCGGCACCTCGGGATACGAGGAAATGATTCAGGAGGTCGTCCGCGAATACGCCGAGACCTTCGCCGATGATGTCTCGACCGACTGGCACGGCAACGTCACGGTCCGCTGTGGGACGAATGAGTCGCGCCGGGTCATGCTCGCCGGGCACTGCGATCAAATCGGGCTCGTCGTCAAGCACATTGACGACAAAGGTTTCCTTCGTGCCGGACCGGTCGGCGGGTGGGACGTGCAGACGCTGATCGGTCAAGCGATGGATGTCTGGACAAATTCCGGCGGAGTCCCCGGCGTCATCGCCCGCAAAGCGATTCACCTGTTGTCGCAAGACGAGCGCAAGCAGGTGCCCGAAGTCAAAGACCTGTGGGTCGATATCGGCGCGAATGACAAGGCCGATGCCGAAGAGGTCGTCTCGATCGGCGACCCCGTGACCCTGCGGCTCGGCCCCCGCAAAATGCGAAACGGGTTCCTCTCCGGCCCCGCCATGGACGACCGCGTCGGCGTCTGGGTCGCGATTCAAGCGGCACGTCGGGCGAAAGAACAGGGCTGCGAGGCATCGGTCTTCGCGGTCTCGACCGTGCAGGAAGAGATCGGCCTCCGCGGAGCCAGAACCAGTGCCTACCGGATCGACCCGCACGTCGCGATCGCGATCGACGTGACCCACGCGACCGACACACCAACGGTCGATCCGAACGAACTCGGCGACATCCGACTCGGAGCCGGCCCGGTCGTATTCCGCGGGGCGAACGTCAATTCGGTCCTGTTCGAGCGACTGACCAGCGGCGCATCTGAGCAGGACATCCCCTATCAAGTGGCGGCCCTGAACCGGCCCGCCAGCAACGATGCTAACGCCCTGCAGCTCACCCGCGGGGGCCCGGCGACCGGGGTGATCGGCATTCCCAACCGCTACATGCACAGCCCGGTCGAAATGATCTCGCCGGCCGATCTCGACGCCGCGGCCAACCTGCTGGCGGAATTCTGCACATCGCTCGAATCCGACAGCGACTTCACTCCGTAA